Proteins encoded in a region of the Pseudomonas denitrificans (nom. rej.) genome:
- the cmoB gene encoding tRNA 5-methoxyuridine(34)/uridine 5-oxyacetic acid(34) synthase CmoB, producing MIERFDLDRLRLELAGTPLESWAASLPAQLASKVDDGHGDLERWLDAVDRLPPLQAAAVELRERFNLEGTCDEDTRAQLKLALQGLIPWRKGPFNLFGVHIDTEWRSDWKWERVSPHIDLAGKRVLDVGCGNGYYQWRMLGAGTRSVVGVDPNWLFFCQFLAMKRYLPDLPAWHLPFALEDLPEKLEGFDTVFSMGVLYHRRSPIDHLLALKDCLRRGGELVLETLVVEGDVNTVLVPEDRYAQMRNVWFLPSVPALELWLRRAGFTDVRSVDISRTSVEEQRATEWMRYQSLPDFLDPDDHSRTLEGLPAPMRATLVARKP from the coding sequence ATGATCGAACGCTTCGACCTCGACCGCCTGCGCCTTGAACTGGCCGGCACGCCACTGGAATCCTGGGCTGCGTCGCTGCCCGCGCAACTGGCCAGCAAGGTCGACGATGGCCACGGCGATCTCGAGCGCTGGCTGGACGCAGTGGATCGCCTGCCGCCGCTGCAAGCTGCCGCCGTCGAGCTGCGCGAGCGCTTCAACCTCGAAGGCACCTGCGACGAGGACACCCGCGCGCAGCTCAAGCTCGCCCTGCAAGGGCTGATCCCGTGGCGCAAGGGGCCGTTCAACCTGTTCGGCGTGCACATCGATACCGAATGGCGCTCGGACTGGAAATGGGAGCGCGTCTCGCCGCACATCGACCTGGCGGGCAAGCGTGTCCTCGATGTTGGCTGCGGCAACGGCTACTACCAGTGGCGCATGCTCGGCGCCGGCACGCGCAGCGTGGTCGGCGTGGACCCGAACTGGCTGTTCTTCTGCCAGTTCCTCGCCATGAAGCGCTACCTGCCGGACCTGCCGGCCTGGCACCTGCCCTTCGCCCTGGAAGACCTGCCCGAGAAACTGGAAGGCTTCGACACCGTGTTCTCCATGGGCGTGCTCTACCACCGCCGCTCGCCCATCGACCACCTGCTGGCGCTCAAGGACTGCCTGCGCCGTGGCGGCGAGCTGGTGCTGGAAACCCTGGTGGTGGAAGGCGATGTGAACACCGTGCTGGTGCCCGAGGACCGCTACGCGCAGATGCGCAACGTGTGGTTCCTGCCCTCGGTGCCGGCGCTGGAGCTGTGGCTGCGCCGCGCAGGGTTCACCGACGTACGCAGCGTGGACATCAGCCGCACCTCGGTGGAAGAGCAGCGTGCCACCGAGTGGATGCGCTACCAGTCGCTACCGGACTTCCTCGATCCGGACGACCACAGCCGCACCCTCGAAGGCCTGCCGGCGCCCATGCGCGCCACGCTGGTAGCGCGCAAGCCCTGA
- the cmoA gene encoding carboxy-S-adenosyl-L-methionine synthase CmoA: MSESDRIFAQPQTQVPDFTFNEDVVRVFPDMIKRSVPGYPTIVENIGVLGARFAAPHSVLYDLGCSLGAVTQALRRHVKTEGCRVIGVDNSAPMIERCGEYLRAQDAMHQELLPVELIEADILKLDLKPCSLIALNFTLQFIAPEQRLELLTRLHSALLPGGALILSEKLRFADEQEHELLTDLHIDFKRANGYSELEIAQKRTAIENVMRPDTLDTHRERLLAAGFSKVVPWFQCLNFASLIALP; encoded by the coding sequence GTGAGCGAATCCGACCGCATCTTCGCCCAGCCGCAAACCCAGGTTCCCGACTTCACCTTCAACGAGGACGTGGTGCGCGTCTTCCCGGACATGATCAAGCGATCGGTGCCGGGCTACCCCACCATCGTCGAGAACATCGGCGTGCTCGGCGCGCGCTTCGCCGCCCCGCACAGCGTGCTCTACGACCTCGGCTGCTCGCTGGGCGCCGTGACCCAGGCGCTGCGCCGCCACGTGAAGACCGAAGGCTGCCGCGTCATCGGCGTCGACAACTCCGCCCCGATGATCGAGCGCTGCGGCGAATACCTGCGCGCCCAGGACGCCATGCACCAGGAACTGCTGCCGGTCGAGCTGATCGAGGCGGACATCCTCAAGCTGGACCTCAAGCCCTGCTCGCTGATCGCGCTGAACTTCACCCTGCAGTTCATCGCCCCCGAACAACGCCTGGAACTGCTCACCCGCCTGCACAGCGCCCTGCTGCCCGGCGGCGCGCTGATCCTCTCGGAAAAACTGCGCTTCGCCGACGAGCAGGAGCACGAGCTGCTCACCGACCTGCACATCGACTTCAAGCGCGCCAATGGCTACAGCGAACTGGAAATCGCCCAGAAACGCACCGCCATCGAGAACGTCATGCGCCCCGACACCCTGGATACCCACCGCGAGCGCCTGCTGGCCGCCGGTTTCTCCAAGGTCGTGCCCTGGTTCCAGTGCCTCAACTTCGCCTCCCTGATTGCCCTGCCATGA